A window of Hevea brasiliensis isolate MT/VB/25A 57/8 chromosome 14, ASM3005281v1, whole genome shotgun sequence contains these coding sequences:
- the LOC131173168 gene encoding probable glutathione S-transferase: MAVAEEVKLFRSWSSPFGLRVVWALKLKGIGYDEELEDLSNKSPLLLQYNPVYKKIPVLVHNGKPICESLLIIEYLEETWKQTPLLPEDPHQRALARFWAKFGDEKVFETMRFGILLKQGKEQEEAIVSTLENLKYLEEELKGKKFFGGETIGLVDIALGWLAYHFNVVEEIIGVKLIEQQKFPLLVAWMQEFSNIPTIQESWPPRDKLFDRLAGFRKAALGEEHTPK; this comes from the exons ATGGCTGTGGCAGAAGAAGTAAAGCTGTTTAGGAGTTGGTCAAGTCCATTTGGATTGAGAGTGGTGTGGGCACTAAAACTGAAGGGGATTGGGTATGATGAAGAGTTGGAAGATCTTTCCAACAAGAGCCCCTTGCTTCTGCAGTATAATCCTGTTTACAAGAAGATCCCTGTACTTGTTCATAATGGAAAACCCATCTGTGAGTCTCTTCTCATTATTGAATATCTGGAGGAGACTTGGAAACAAACTCCATTGCTTCCTGAAGATCCACACCAGCGAGCCTTGGCTCGCTTCTGGGCTAAGTTCGGTGATGAAAAG GTCTTTGAAACAATGAGATTTGGTATTCTCTTGAAGCAAGGAAAAGAACAAGAAGAAGCAATAGTTTCAACCCTAGAGAACTTGAAATATTTAGAAGAAGAGCTAAAGGGAAAGAAATTCTTTGGAGGAGAGACCATTGGACTAGTAGATATTGCATTGGGTTGGCTTGCTTACCACTTCAATGTAGTTGAGGAGATAATTGGTGTGAAATTGATAGAACAACAAAAATTCCCATTATTAGTGGCATGGATGCAAGAATTCTCAAATATCCCAACAATCCAAGAAAGTTGGCCTCCAAGAGACAAACTCTTTGATAGGCTTGCTGGCTTTCGTAAAGCTGCCCTTGGAGAAGAACACACACCAAAATGA
- the LOC110649168 gene encoding LOW QUALITY PROTEIN: zinc finger CCCH domain-containing protein 5-like (The sequence of the model RefSeq protein was modified relative to this genomic sequence to represent the inferred CDS: deleted 4 bases in 2 codons) — protein MAEPIVEQKREEEEEEEGETRKEKKSEVMSRKEKRKERKKMKRKQFRREIAEKEREDEERKMNDPEEQRRAEEMEEEERQRMESERKEFEERERKWLEEMERKSKEEEEEEERRKALEEEESKRLQVEKENECDEDDDWEYVEEGPAEIIWQGNEIIVRKKRVRVPKKSADQQNGNEDSDRPISNPLPPQSEAFAEYQNASMTSADQILDNVAQQIPNFGTEQDKAHCPFHLKTGACRFGQRCSRVHFYPDKACTLLMKNMYNGPGLSWEQDEGLEYTDEEVEHCYEEFYEDVHTEFLKYGEIVNFKVCKNGSFHLRGNVYVQYKSLDSAVLAYHSINGRYFAGKQVKCEFVNVTRWKVAICGDYMKSRLKTCSHGTACNFIHCFRNPGGDYEWADRDKPPPRYWVKKMAALFGYSDKSKYRLDKEKFEHTRTSSKTIPADTDRHRARSRSRDIDHLLPYSGKSSDSEDRVQQGARWHRCADDDWKQIRNLDEKSCEKDYYNSDHRNHDSDSDGSWSDRDINLDRKQNKNGSHVRKRSKDHGEVSECSTDRFSGKSKQRIHEADSNEWSGRSRKRKTHQVHTKSSEICEKEALLDDNRERKNESHAMDGYRLDRDRDGEKHHRGRSSRHQSKVRSTDYRGDVNLGTGSVEDLSYRDKNKGRHDHPARKSSRHKSNFSDFTDDHWDDRYRTYDSDSNDEWLDKERHHSHKRRRSKKIEQEISDEEGRTAKRLKEKSYCEEIEMGKSHLKRNPLDCPSSRRSYSGRESNETNSHEESLNSRKIVDPCNGRYMFDHDSRYKSIKEINEQDRWKPESPDRDGNSTTKSVSVRSYDSGSPGRYDGSSN, from the exons ATGGCAGAACCGATTGTGGAGCAAAAgagggaggaggaggaggaggaggag ggagagacGAGGAAAGAGAAGAAATCGGAGGTGATGAGCAGGAAAGAGAAGAGGAaggagaggaagaagatgaagaggaagCAATTTAGGAGAGAGATTGCGGAGAAGGAGAGAGAAGACGAGGAGAGGAAAATGAACGATCCGGAGGAGCAGAGGAGAGCCGAGGAGATGGAAGAAGAGGAGAGACAGAGAATGGAGAGCGAGAGGAAGGAATTTGAG GAGCGAGAGAGGAAGTGGCTGGAAGAGATGGAAAGGAAGAGTaaggaggaggaagaagaagaggaaaggaGGAAGGCCTTGGAAGAGGAAGAGTCTAAGAGATTGCAG GTTGAAAAGGAGAATGAATGTGATGAGGATGATGATTGGGAATATGTAGAAGAGGGGCCTGCAGAAATTATCTGGCAAGGAAATGAGATAATTGTTCGGAAGAAAAGGGTTAGGGTTCCGAAGAAGAGTGCAGATCAACAGAATGGAAATGAG GATTCTGATAGACCTATTTCAAATCCCCTTCCTCCACAATCTGAAGCCTTTGCCGAGTACCAAAATGCATCAATGACTTCAGCTGATCAGATTCTTGATAATGTTGCTCAACAAATACCTAATTTTGGAACTGAACAG GATAAAGCTCATTGTCCTTTCCATTTAAAGACTGGAGCTTGTCGGTTTGGCCAGCGCTGCAGCAGAGTTCATTTTTATCCTGATAAAGCGTGTACATTACTAATGAAGAACATGTATAATGGTCCTGGCCTTTCTTGGGAACAAGATGAGGGGCTCGAG TATACAGATGAAGAGGTTGAGCACTGTTACGAAGAATTTTATGAGGATGTGCACACAGAGTTCTTGAAGTATGGGGAAATAGTGAATTTCAAG GTTTGTAAGAATGGTTCATTCCACTTGCGAGGGAATGTTTATGTCCAGTATAAATCGCTGGATTCAGCTGTACTTGCTTATCACTCTATCAATGGTCGCTACTTTGCTGGAAAACAG GTAAAATGTGAATTTGTCAATGTGACAAGATGGAAGGTTGCTATATGTGGAGATTATATGAAGTCAAGGCTCAAG ACATGTTCTCATGGAACGGCTTGCAATTTTATCCACTGTTTCCGTAATCCTGGTGGGGACTATGAATGGGCTGATCGGGATAAACCACCTCCTAGATATTGGGTGAAAAAGATGGCTGCTTTATTTGGTTACTCTGATAAATCTAAATACAGGTTGGACAAAGAAAAATTTGAGCATACAAGGACGTCTAGCAAGACAATACCAGCGGACACAGACAG GCATCGTGCAAGATCTAGATCCAGGGACATAGATCACTTGCTCCCTtattctggtaaaagcagtgacaGTGAAGATAGGGTTCAACAAGGCGCTCGCTGGCACAGGTGTGCAGATGATGATTGGAAACAAATTAGAAACCTTGATGAAAAATCATGCGAAAAGGATTATTATAATAGTGATCACAGAAATCATGATTCTGATTCTGATGGAAGTTGGTCGGATAGGGACATTAACTTGGACAGAAAACAAAATAAGAATGGTAGTCATGTGAGAAAAAGGTCAAAAGACCATGGTGAAGTGTCAGAATGCTCCACTGATCGTTTTAGTGGGAAGAGCAAGCAGAGGATTCATGAGGCTGATTCCAATGAGTGGTCTGGTAGGAGCAGAAAAAGAAAAACACACCAGGTGCACACCAAAAGTTCAGAAATCTGTGAAAAAGAGGCATTGCTGGATGATAATAGAGAGAGGAAGAATGAATCTCATGCAATGGATGGATACAGGTTGGATAGAGACAGAGATGGAGAAAAACACCATAGGGGGAGAAGCTCAAGACACCAGAGCAAGGTAAGGTCCACAGATTATCGTGGAGATGTAAATCTTGGTACTGGTTCCGTGGAAGATTTGTCATACAGAGACAAAAACAAAGGCAGACATGATCATCCTGCAAGGAAAAGTTCAAGACATAAGAGCAATTTCTCTGATTTCACGGATGATCATTGGGATGATAGGTACAGGACTTACGATTCTGATTCCAATGATGAGTGGTTAGACAAGGAAAGACATCATAGTCATAAAAGGAGGCGCTCGAAGAAAATTGAACAAGAGATTTCAGATGAAGAAGGGAGAACTGCGAAGCGGTTGAAAGAAAAGTCTTACTGTGAGGAGATTGAAATGGGTAAATCTCACCTAAAAAGAAATCCATTGGATTGTCCTTCGAGCAGAAGAAGCTATTCAGGCAGAGAAAGCAATGAAACAAATTCTCATGAAGAGAGTTTGAATTCCAGAAAAATTGTGGACCCATGTAATGGAAGATACATGTTTGATCATGATTCAAGATACAAATCCATTAAAGAAATTAATGAGCAGGATCGGTGGAAACCTGAAAGTCCTGATAGAGATGGAAACTCAACTACAAAATCTGTTAGTGTCAGGAGTTATGATTCTGGCAGTCCAGGTCGATATGATGGAagttctaattaa